From the Microplitis mediator isolate UGA2020A chromosome 6, iyMicMedi2.1, whole genome shotgun sequence genome, one window contains:
- the LOC130669923 gene encoding ankyrin repeat and KH domain-containing protein 1-like has translation MDNKTSVDGTSKASLQVAINKGDIERVKNLVSNGICVNTTFKNGTTPLALAIINNRIEIAKYLMNEGADVNVACNHKTPLMLAIEYKKNKINEKNKKKKDSVRPLIIFMKRVVNISCENKPKLCLDINESDNEIIRYLIDKGVDVDFSCGDESELYLTVDKNEDEIVKYLIDKGANGIILRDNKSRLYLIIDLSEDEIVRYLIDKGADVNAVLQNKTPLLLAIEQRRNGIVKYLIAKGAKVNGICNDNSPLDCAIRNIECSKISEYIKYNGTSEKGFHNYQSPLYLSIQDRASALAKYLIYAGANVNGVYVNGANGNHDLSPLDLAIQCRAPEVVKYLIDHGANISGIDHDNGPLYEAIHRHDFESVVYLLDNGAALSGGFNDHGPLHYAIYSHNTTAAKLLIDIGADVNGVCCHNSPTKFVFFNAKRTGLAKYLISKGIVVNVIDNEYWPLFKFIKCHVDEWANCLQYNGAYMKGICYNESLINFAIVQKQTYIVKYLIEKGASVNGVYEDNLPLYFAIGYNHIEIAKYLIDNGANVNGITDDTSPLYIAIHCHAIELAKYLIDNGADVNGICNDNSLLYFAILQDQTEIAKYLIDNGAAVNDNSNDTSPLHVAIVTDRLHIAKYLIDNGADINKIINKKRLLEVALHYRHRDIVELLLKSGCDVNTKDESDNVAATVK, from the coding sequence ATGGATAATAAAACATCCGTTGATGGTACTAGTAAAGCATCATTGCAAGTCGCAATAAATAAAGGCGACATTGAACGAGTTAAAAATCTAGTAAGTAATGGAATCTGTGTAAACACGACTTTTAAAAATGGAACTACACCATTAGCGCTAGCGATAATAAACAATAGAATTGAGATTGCTAAATATTTGATGAATGAAGGTGCTGATGTAAATGTTGCTTGTAACCATAAAACGCCTCTGATGTTAgctattgaatataaaaaaaataaaataaatgaaaaaaataaaaaaaaaaaagattcagTAAGacctttgataatttttatgaaaagagTTGTAAATATTTCTTGTGAAAATAAACCGAAATTATGTCTGGATATTAATGAGAgtgataatgaaataattcgATATCTGATAGATAAAGGTGTTGATGTAGATTTTTCTTGTGGAGATGAATCGGAATTATATCTGACTGTTGATAAGAATGAGGATGAAATTGTTAAATATCTGATAGATAAAGGTGCTAATGGAATAATTTTACGTGACAATAAATCGCGATTATATCTGATTATTGATCTGAGTGAGGATGAAATAGTTCGATATCTGATAGATAAAGGTGCCGATGTAAATGCTGTTCTTCAAAATAAAACTCCTTTACTTCTGGCGATTGAGCAAAGAAGAAATGGAATTGTTAAGTATTTAATAGCTAAAGGTGCTAAAGTAAATGGCATTTGTAATGATAACTCGCCATTAGATTGTGCCATTAGAAACATTGAATGTtcgaaaataagtgaatatataaaatataatggtACTTCTGAAAAAGGTTTTCATAATTATCAGTCGCCATTATACTTATCTATTCAAGACCGGGCATCGGCATTAgccaaatatttaatatatgcTGGTGCCAATGTAAATGGTGTTTATGTTAATGGTGCTAATGGTAATCATGATCTCTCGCCATTAGATTTAGCTATCCAATGCCGCGCACCTGAagtagttaaatatttaatcgatCATGGTGCTAATATAAGTGGTATTGATCACGATAACGGGCCATTATATGAGGCTATTCATCGCCATGACTTCGAATCTGTTGTATATTTACTAGATAATGGTGCTGCTTTAAGTGGTGGTTTTAATGATCATGGGCCATTACATTATGCTATTTATAGCCATAATACGACGGCAGCTAAATTACTTATCGATATAGGTGCTGATGTAAATGGTGTTTGCTGTCATAACTCGCcaacaaaatttgttttttttaatgcaaaacGAACTGGCCTAgccaaatatttaataagcaaAGGTATTGTTGTAAATGTCATTGATAATGAATACTGGCCcttatttaagtttattaaatgCCATGTAGATGAGTGGGCTAACTGTTTACAATATAACGGTGCTTATATGAAAGGTATTTGTTATAATGAATCGCTAATAAATTTTGCTATTGTTCAGAAACAAACTTACATagtcaaatatttaatagaaaaggGTGCTTCTGTAAATGGTGTTTATGAAGATAATTTGCCATTATATTTTGCTATTGGTTACAATCACATTGAAATAGccaaatatttaatagataaTGGTGCTAATGTAAATGGTATTACCGATGATACCTCGCCATTATATATAGCTATTCATTGCCATGCAATAGAATtagcaaaatatttaatagataaTGGTGCTGATGTAAATGGTATTTGTAATGATAATTCGCTATTATATTTTGCTATTCTTCAGGATCAAACTGAAATAGCGAAATATTTGATAGATAATGGTGCTGCTGTAAATGATAATAGTAATGATACCTCGCCATTACATGTAGCTATAGTCACTGATAGGCTTCATATcgcaaaatatttaattgataatggagctgatatcaataaaattatcaacaaaaaacgGCTTTTAGAAGTAGCGCTTCATTATAGGCACAGAGATATTGTTgaacttttattaaaatctggTTGTGATGTTAATACGAAAGATGAAAGTGATAATGTAGCTGCTACAGTAAAATAA
- the LOC130669632 gene encoding uncharacterized protein LOC130669632 produces the protein MMLIKSIILSALFASVSCYEFKNFKLSSTNPPITHTDMAQLFELCFANTSNPIVITENMVETFHKNLPITIMAPVIVINENFIAKKIQLYYPTYPMYILSVSSDQEMFKLLTKLFFSPSWSLKSLFFVIFETEKHCMHSWEFLDALWQLGLLSCIIVCSNTNNETSLYTHNPFTNRAPDPWVATNTHWLDKRNNPVYIYNQSFTNDYKICETLFFDKTKVLDGYPVKIGSANFRKSTNIDTMLESLNMTRQTILLDFHNFTTVLQLLANQTYDLTQFTLGISFPGIFHTVPFMEESSYIIVTQKASYQSMSYEIAHVFDFYGALAIIYFLFLITILIILHNKYQIGLAVLDVLKLLMSIGIDAPLERLAMKITFFTGFLFVFIFSPLLEGQIFAILTRPPTYNIESLKDLYNHKYHVYYMSTFRKYILEEQLWKTDEDMKYLHPIHELDPIGNCLKKVIENNKAACMAQDWQLIDYAVKHNLHMLKRPVVKIPGFYHTHLLWALTDRFYHKSLNLQESGMKLFKTRLIKSRKKMKAKNRFSRIVDYQEVDAVDLRYLYVFMAFFQFLAVIVFGIEYVVGRQRRPRQ, from the exons atGATGTTGATAAAGAGTATTATATTGAGTGCATTGTTCGCCAGTGTTTCGTGCTACGAATTCAAAAACTTCAAATTATCATCAACCAATCCTCCAATCACACACACAGATatg gctcaactttttgaactttgttTTGCAAATACATCAAATCCGATCGTGATAACTGAAAATATGGTAGAGACATTTCACAAAAATTTGCCCATTACAATAATGGCGCCTGTCATTGTCATCAACGAAAATTTCATcgccaaaaaaattcaactgtaCTATCCAACCTATCCGATGTATATTTTATCGGTGTCGAGTGATCAGGAGATGTTCAAACTCTtaacaaaattgtttttttcaccGTCATGGAGTCTAAAATCCTTATTTTTTGTGATCTTCGAAACCGAAAAACATTGCATGCATTCATGGGAATTTCTCGACGCACTGTGGCAGTTAGGATTGTTATCGTGTATCATAGTGTGCTCTAACACCAATAATGAAACCAGTCTGTATACTCATAATCCATTCACAAATCGAGCACCTGATCCTTGGGTCGCAACTAATACACATTGGCTTGACAAGCGTAATAATCCAGTGTATATTTACAACCAATCTTTCACAAACG attataaaatatgtgaaactctatttttcgataaaactAAAGTTCTCGATGGCTATCCCGTTAAAATCGGCTCAGCAAACTTCAGAAAATCTACAAATATAGACACCATGCTTGAATCTTTAAACATGACTCGACAAACAATACTCCTCGATTTCCATAATTTTACAACGGTACTACAACTACTAGCCAATCAAACTTACGATTTGACACAATTTACCCTGGGCATTTCATTTCCTGGTATATTCCACACGGTGCCATTTATGGAAGAATCATCTTACATCATAGTAACACAAAAGGCAAGTTATCAATCAATGTCTTATGAAATTGCACATGTATTTGATTTTTATGGAGCTTTAGCGATAATCTATTTCCTTTTTCTAATTACTATCCTGATAATATTGCACAATAAGTATCAGATCGGATTGGCTGTTCTGGATGTCCTGAAGTTGCTGATGAGTATAGGAATCGATGCACCTCTCGAACGACTCGCCATGAAAATCACCTTCTTCACGggatttttgtttgttttcatctttaGTCCATTGCTTGAGGGACAAATATTTGCCATCTTAACTCGTCCGCCGACTTATAACATTGAGTCTCTTAAAGACTTGTACAATCATAAGTATCACGTATATTATATGTCGACCTTtcgtaaatatattttagaagAGCAATTATGGAAAACTGATGAGGATATGAAATACTTACATCCCATTCACGAATTGGACCCCATAGGCAATTGCTTGAAAAAAGTTATCGAAAATAATAAAGCTGCGTGTATGGCTCAAGATTGGCAACTAATTGACTACGCTGTTAAACATAATTTGCATATGCTAAAACGACCCGTGGTGAAAATCCCAGGTTTTTATCATACGCATCTACTTTGGGCTCTGACTGATCGCTTTTACCATAAATCGTTAAACCTACAAGAGTCAGGAatgaaattattcaaaacacGCCTGATAAaatcacggaaaaaaatgaaagctaAAAATAGATTTAGTAGAATCGTTGATTATCAAGAAGTTGACGCGGTAGATTTGAggtatttatatgtatttatggcattttttcagtttttggCAGTTATTGTATTTGGTATTGAGTATGTTGTTGGACGTCAGCGCCGTCCGAGACAATAA